Proteins from a genomic interval of Betta splendens chromosome 10, fBetSpl5.4, whole genome shotgun sequence:
- the psmd10 gene encoding 26S proteasome non-ATPase regulatory subunit 10 encodes MSLKMQGSVSNVEVCNFAYTGRFEELKQCILSDKTLACKTDQDRRTALHWACSAGHTNIVEFLLGLGVEVNLQDDASWTPLHIAASAGREDIVRCLISRGAQLNSVNQNGCTPLHYAASKDRYEIALLLLENGADPNATDKLDSTPLHRASAKGNYRLIQLLLKQSASTNIQDSQGNTPLHLACDEERVEAAKLLVEHGASIYIENKEEKTPLQMAKGGLGNILRRIVEG; translated from the exons ATGTCTCTAAAAATGCAGGGTTCCGTGTCTAATGTGGAAGTGTGTAACTTTGCTTACACGGGGAGGTTTGAGGAGTTAAAGCAGTGCATCCTGTCAGATAAAACTCTTGCCTGCAAAACGGACCAG gaCCGTAGAACCGCTCTGCACTGGGCTTGTTCCGCCGGCCACACCAACATTGTAGAGTTTCTTCTCGGCCTGGGAGTGGAAGTGAACCTGCAGGATGAT GCCTCATGGACCCCTCTTCACATCGCTGCCTCCGCGGGCAGAGAAGACATAGTGAGGTGTCTGATATCCAGAGGAGCTCAGCTCAATTCAGTCAACCAGAACGGATGCACCCCTCTGCACTACGCTGCGTCTAAGGACAGATATGAG ATTGCCCTTCTGCTGTTGGAGAATGGAGCAGACCCCAATGCTACTGATAAGTTGGATTCCACCCCTCTTCACAGAGCATCTGCGAAGGGCAACTACCGTCTCATCCAGCTGCTTCTCAAACAGAGCGCTTCAACCAACATCCAGGactcgcagggcaacacacccCT CCATCTGGCCTGTGATGAGGAGCGCGTGGAAGCTGCCAAATTACTAGTGGAACATGGGGCCAGCATCTACATTGAGaacaaggaggagaaaaccCCCCTCCAGATGGCAAAGGGAGGCTTGGGCAACATACTCCGTCGGATTGTGGAGGGATGA
- the xiap gene encoding E3 ubiquitin-protein ligase XIAP isoform X2 encodes MLQHSPHLVSSLRSFQPIMYTCSQDSHLETDHMEADYSAMNSRVNSFRGFSLAQQLPPERLARAGFYYTGHSDCVRCFSCEKTVENWREEDTPVQRHKEVSPTCSFLKCIYPTSCNLGPSTTPINGSAYNEEAEDMEYRLRTGEVVDEATYPLVPHMRSEEARLQTFSSWPSTSPVTPQDLAQAGLFSQGQGDQVRCFCCGGILNGWEEGDTAWTEHSQHFPNCFFVLGHDVGNVPLQVAMEEEGSSGQQGTTRSYMETFEERLASFRGVQHPIGHERLATAGFYSQGLGDKVLCFRCGGGLKAWQPDEDPWEEHAKHYPGCSFLIAEKGQEFVNSIQLQGPGRSRPTASHQNGFSCGNESTVTQMAIEMGLQPDVVEKAILEKTRRTGTGYSSAEELLDDVFKNPLEDEDPLKKLWQLQREKQCKICMDRDFCIVFIPCGHLVTCEECSKTLNKCPICCGHIDQKVKTYIA; translated from the exons ATGCTGCA ACATTCTCCTCATTTAGTGAGCTCCCTCAGGAGTTTCCAGCCCATCATGTACACCTGCAGCCAGGACAGCCATTTGGAGACGGACCACATGGAAGCTGATTATTCCGCGATGAACAGTCGCGTCAACTCCTTCAGGGGTTTCAGCCTAGCCCAGCAGTTGCCACCAGAAAGGCTGGCCCGGGCTGGTTTCTACTACACTGGCCATTCTGACTGTGTGCGTTGTTTCAGCTGCGAGAAAACTGTGGAAAACTGGCGCGAGGAGGACACACCTGTACAGAGGCATAAGGAG GTTTCTCCAACATGCAGTTTCCTTAAATGCATATATCCTACCAGTTGTAATTTGGGTCCCAGTACCACACCGATAAATGGCTCTGCCTACAATGAAGAAGCAGAGGACATGGAATATCGCTTGAGAACAGGAGAGGTGGTGGATGAGGCCACCTACCCCCTGGTGCCTCACATGAGGAGTGAGGAGGCCCGGTTGCAAACCTTCTCCTCTTGGCCGTCTACCTCCCCTGTAACACCTCAAGATCTGGCCCAAGCCGGTCTCTTCTCACAAGGACAGGGTGACCAGGTGCGGTGTTTTTGCTGCGGTGGCATACTGAATGGCTGGGAAGAAGGGGACACTGCCTGGACAGAGCATTCCCAACATTTTCCAAACTGTTTTTTCGTACTTGGACACGATGTGGGCAACGTTCCATTGCAAGTGGCCATGGAAGAGGAGGGCAGCAGTGGACAGCAAGGAACCACTCGTTCCTATATGGAAACGTTTGAAGAGAGGCTCGCCAGCTTTAGGGGAGTCCAGCATCCTATTGGCCACGAGCGACTTGCGACAGCTGGATTCTACAGCCAAG GCTTGGGAGACAAGGTGTTGTGTTTCCGCTGTGGTGGAGGATTGAAAGCCTGGCAGCCTGATGAAGACCCTTGGGAAGAACATGCCAAACACTATCCTGG ATGCAGCTTCCTGATAGCAGAGAAAGGACAAGAATTTGTCAACAGCATCCAGCTCCAAGGCCCAGGACGAAGCAGACCT ACTGCCAGTCATCAGAATGGATTTTCGTGTGGGAATG AGTCCACCGTGACTCAAATGGCCATTGAAATGGGTCTACAGCCTGATGTGGTGGAGAAGGCCATCTTGGAAAAGACGAGAAGGACTGGCACCGGCTACTCGAGCGCCGAAGAACTTTTGGACGATGTCTTTAAAAACCCACTGGAAG ATGAGGACCCACTGAAGAAACTATGGCAGCTGCAGAGGGAAAAACAGTGCAAAATTTGTATGGACAGAGATTTCTGTATCGTATTCATCCCATGTGGACATCTGGTCACATGTGAGGAGTGTTCAAAGACATTGAACAAGTGTCCGATCTGCTGTGGACACATAGATCAGAAAGTCAAGACCTATATCGCCTAA
- the stag2b gene encoding cohesin subunit SA-2 has product MIAPPEIPPEFSFTQDTDTRFSSDTEFSEDHDARSTTSTKGKGGKKGKKAAGEKGKGGKGAGRINGHHQENGMENMMLFEVVKLGRSAMQSVVDDWIESYKHDRDVALLDLINFFIQCSGCKGVVSGEMFRNMQNSEIIRRMTEEFDEDSGDYPLTIAGPQWKKFKSSFCEFISVLVRQCQYSIIYDEYMMDTVISLLTGLSDSQVRAFRHTSTLAAMKLMTALVNVALNLSINMDNTQRQYEAERNKMVAKRANDRLELLLQKRKELQENQDEIENMMNAIFKGVFVHRYRDSIAEIRAICIEEIGVWMKLYSDAFLNDSYLKYVGWTMHDKQGEVRLKCLTALQGLYYNRELNARLELFTSRFKDRIVSMTLDKEYDVAVQAIKLLTLVLNSTDEVLTPEDCESVYHLVYSAHRPVAIAAGEFLFKKLFSQREPEEEGAPKRRGRQSANANLIKTTVFFFLESELHEHAAYLVDSLWECGAELLKDWECMISLLLDEPLPGEEALTDRQETALIEIMLCTVRQAAECHPPVGRGTGKRVMTAKEKKTQLDDRTRMTELFAVALPPLLAKYAVDAEKVTNLLQLPQFFDLEIYTTGRLEKHLESLMRQIKEIVEKHTDTEVLEACSKTYHALCNEEFTIFNRVDIARSQLLDELVDKFNRLLEDFLQEGDEADEDDAYQVLSTLKRITAFHNAHDLSGWDLFTSNFKLLNTGIENGDMPEQIVIHSLQCTHYVILWHLAKSSEGSSRKDDLVTLRKQMRAFCMMCQRYLTNVNTAVKEQAFTILCDLLLIFSHQMVSGGREHLEPLVYSPEDSLQSELLSFILNHVFIDQDDDTNSTDGQQDDEAVKIEALHKRRNLLAAYCKLIIYCVVEMKTGADIFKQYMRYYNDYGDIIKETMSKTRQIDKIQCAKTLILSLQQLFNEMLSELGHGFDRSSSAFCGIKELARRFSLTFGLDQVKTRDAIAMLHKDGIEFAFKEPSPQGEGGPPLNLAFLDILSEFSSKLMRQDKRTVHMYLERFMTFQMALQREDCWLPLISYRNSLQAGGDDDTMSVMSGYSSRGSSIRSKKAKPPAATAGTSAVKRKLPEEESSSSSEVWQPSMQTPVMMPSPHLTSTAMRDPKRGRDDSFMGVYPLPHDQQQPHQHPQHHQQTPQHHQTPMDYNSQVTWMLAQRQQEEARQQQERAMNYAKLRTNLQHAIRRGTGLMEEDEEPIVEDVMMSSEGRMDDLNEGMDFDTMDIDLPPSKNRRERSELKPDYFDPASIMDESVLGVSMF; this is encoded by the exons ATGATAGCACCACCAGAAATACCGCCAGAGTTCTCATTTACGCA GGATACAGACACCCGATTTTCATCAGACACAGAATTTTCTGAGGATCATGATGCAAGGAGTACAACCTCAACGAAAGGAAAG GGTGGAAAGAAGGGAAAGAAGGCAGCAGGGGAGAAAGGCAAAGGAGGGAAGGGAGCAGGCCGGATAAATGGCCACCACCAAGAGAATGGCATGGAAAACATGATGTTGTTTGAGGTAGTCAAGCTGGGCAGGAGTGCAATGCAG TCTGTTGTTGATGACTGGATTGAGTCTTACAAACATGACAGGGATGTTGCACTACTAGACCTCATCAACTTCTTTATCCAATGCTCAGGATGTAAAG GTGTGGTCAGTGGAGAAATGTTCCGCAACATGCAGAACTCTGAGATCATCCGACGAATGACAGAGGAATTTGATGAG GATAGCGGTGACTACCCTCTAACCATAGCAGGGCCCCAGTGGAAGAAGTTTAAATCAAgcttttgtgaatttatttcagTGCTAGTGCGCCAGTGTCAATACAGTATCATCTATGATGAATACATGATGGATACGGTCATTTCTCTTCTCACCGGACTGTCAGACTCCCAAGTCCGGGCCTTCAGACACACCTCAACACTGGCAG CCATGAAGCTCATGACAGCCCTGGTGAATGTAGCTCTTAACCTGAGCATCAACATGGACAACACCCAGCGCCAGTACGAGgcagaaagaaataaaatggtGGCCAAAAGGGCCAACGACAGGCTAGAACTGCTCCTGCAAAAGCGAAAAGAG CTCCAAGAAAATCAGGATGAGATAGAAAACATGATGAATGCAATATTCAAAGGAGTGTTTGTTCACAGATATCG TGATTCAATAGCAGAAATCAGGGCCATCTGTATAGAAGAGATTGGAGTATGGATGAAACTCTATAGTGATGCCTTCCTCAACGACAGCTATCTGAAGTATGTGGGATGGACAATGCATGATAAG CAAGGAGAGGTGCGTCTCAAGTGCCTGACAGCTCTGCAGGGACTCTACTACAACAGAGAGCTCAATGCAAGATTGGAGCTCTTCACCAGTCGCTTCAAG GACCGTATTGTCTCCATGACTCTTGACAAAGAGTATGATGTTGCGGTACAAGCAATTAAACTACTCACGCTAGTCTTGAA TAGTACAGATGAGGTGTTGACGCCTGAAGACTGTGAGAGTGTCTATCACTTGGTCTACTCAGCACACAGGCCTGTTGCCATTGCAGCTGGAGAATTCCTCTTTAAGAA ACTGTTCAGCCAACGagaaccagaggaggaaggtgctCCCAAGAGAAGAGGCAGACAAAGCGCCAATGCCAACCTCATTAAGaccactgtcttcttcttcttggagaGCGAG CTCCATGAGCACGCAGCATACCTAGTGGACTCCCTTTGGGAATGTGGTGCAGAGCTACTGAAGGACTGGGAGTGTATGATCAGCTTATTGCTAGATGAACCATTACCAGGAGAGGAAG ctcTTACAGACAGACAAGAGACAGCATTGATTGAAATCATGCTGTGTACTGTGCGTCAGGCTGCTGAATGCCACCCTCCTGTTGGAAGAGGCACAGGAAAAAGG GTAATGACTGCTAAAGAGAAGAAGACTCAGCTGGATGACAGGACAAGAATGACAGAACTGTTTGCTGTGGCTTTGCCCCCTCTACTAGCAAAG TATGCTGTGGATGCAGAGAAGGTGACTAATTTGTTGCAGCTGCCTCAGTTCTTTGACCTGGAAATTTATACCACAGGGCGCCTGGAGAAG CACCTGGAGTCCCTAATGCGCCAGATCAAGGAAATTGTGGAgaagcacacagacactgaagttTTGGAGGCCTGCTCCAAGACTTACCATGCCCTCTGCAATGAAGAATTCACAATCTTTAACAGGGTGGACATTGCAAGATCACAGCTACTGGATGAGTTAGTGGACAAGTTCAACAGGCTGTTGGAAGACTTTTTACAAGAG GGTGATGaagcagatgaagatgatgcTTATCAGGTTTTGTCCACACTGAAAAGGATCACCGCATTTCACAA CGCACATGACTTATCAGGGTGGGACCTGTTTACCAGCAACTTCAAGCTGCTCAACACAGGCATAGAGAATGGAGATATGCCTGAGCAG ATCGTCATCCACTCCCTACAGTGTACCCATTACGTGATCCTCTGGCACCTGGCTAAGTCGTCAGAAGGCAGCTCTAGGAAG GATGACTTGGTGACCCTGAGGAAGCAGATGCGGGCATTCTGTATGATGTGTCAGCGCTACCTCACCAATGTCAACACAGCTGTGAAAGAACAG GCATTTACCATCTTGTGTGATCTCCTGCTCATCTTCAGCCACCAGATGGTGTCTGGAGGCAGGGAACACCTGGAGCCCCTGGTCTATTCCCCAGAGGACTCGCTGCAGTCTGAACTGCTCTCCTTCATCCTGAACCATGTCTTCATTGACCAGGACGATGACACAAATAGCACAG aTGGGCAGCAGGATGACGAGGCCGTAAAGATTGAAGCTTTGCACAAAAGAAGAAATCTCCTGGCGGCGTACTGTAAACTCATAATCTACTGTGTGGTAGAAATGAAGACGGGAGCAGATATCTTCAAACAGTACATGAGG taTTACAATGATTATGGTGATATCATCAAGGAGACTATGAGCAAGACTCGGCAAATAGACAAGATTCAGTGTGCCAAGACACTTATCCTCAGTCTGCAGCAG CTGTTTAACGAAATGCTCTCCGAGCTGGGCCATGGGTTTGACCGCTCTTCCTCCGCATTCTGTGGGATCAAAGAGTTGGCTCGGCGCTTTTCCCTAACTTTCGGTCTCGACCAAGTCAAAACCAGAGATGCCATCGCTATGCTCCACAA GGATGGTATCGAGTTTGCGTTTAAGGAGCCTAGCCCCCAGGGAGAAGGAGGCCCTCCCCTCAACCTGGCGTTTTTGGACATCCTCAGCGAGTTCTCCTCCAAGCTTATGAGACAAGACAAGAGGACAGT TCACATGTACCTGGAGCGCTTCATGACGTTCCAGATGGCCCTGCAGCGAGAGGACTGCTGGCTTCCCCTCATCTCCTACAGGAACTCATTGCAGGCTGGTGGTGATGACGATACCATGTCAGTGATGAGTGGCTACTCCAGCAGAGGTTCTTCCATTCGTTCCAAGAAGGCCAAGCCCCCTGCTGCTACAGCTGGAACTTCAGCAGTGAAGCGAAAGCTACCAGAAG AGGAGAGCAGTAGCAGTAGTGAGGTGTGGCAGCCGAGCATGCAGACACCGGTCATGATGCCATCCCCTCACCTCACCTCCACTGCCATGCGGGACCCTAAAAGAGGTCGTGATGACAGCTTCATGGGGGTGTACCCTCTTCCCCATGATCAGCAGCAGCCCCACCAACACCCACAGCACCATCAACAGACGCCTCAACACCACCAAACACCTATGGATTACAA TTCCCAGGTGACGTGGATGCTAGCTCAGAGGCAGCAAGAAGAGGCACGCCAGCAGCAGGAAAGAGCCATGAACTACGCCAAGCTCAGAACCAATCTGCAGCATGCTAT TCGTCGTGGCACTGGTCTTatggaggaagatgaagagccAATTGTGGaagatgtgatgatgtcatctgagGGTCGTATGGACGACCTTAATGAAGGCATGGACTTTGACACAATGGACATTGATCTG CCACCCTCTAAGAACCGTCGTGAGAGATCTGAGCTCAAGCCAGACTACTTTGACCCTGCTTCAATCATGGATGAATCG gTCCTTGGGGTGTCCATGTTTTAA
- the xiap gene encoding E3 ubiquitin-protein ligase XIAP isoform X3, translating to MYTCSQDSHLETDHMEADYSAMNSRVNSFRGFSLAQQLPPERLARAGFYYTGHSDCVRCFSCEKTVENWREEDTPVQRHKEVSPTCSFLKCIYPTSCNLGPSTTPINGSAYNEEAEDMEYRLRTGEVVDEATYPLVPHMRSEEARLQTFSSWPSTSPVTPQDLAQAGLFSQGQGDQVRCFCCGGILNGWEEGDTAWTEHSQHFPNCFFVLGHDVGNVPLQVAMEEEGSSGQQGTTRSYMETFEERLASFRGVQHPIGHERLATAGFYSQGLGDKVLCFRCGGGLKAWQPDEDPWEEHAKHYPGCSFLIAEKGQEFVNSIQLQGPGRSRPTASHQNGFSCGNESTVTQMAIEMGLQPDVVEKAILEKTRRTGTGYSSAEELLDDVFKNPLEDEDPLKKLWQLQREKQCKICMDRDFCIVFIPCGHLVTCEECSKTLNKCPICCGHIDQKVKTYIA from the exons ATGTACACCTGCAGCCAGGACAGCCATTTGGAGACGGACCACATGGAAGCTGATTATTCCGCGATGAACAGTCGCGTCAACTCCTTCAGGGGTTTCAGCCTAGCCCAGCAGTTGCCACCAGAAAGGCTGGCCCGGGCTGGTTTCTACTACACTGGCCATTCTGACTGTGTGCGTTGTTTCAGCTGCGAGAAAACTGTGGAAAACTGGCGCGAGGAGGACACACCTGTACAGAGGCATAAGGAG GTTTCTCCAACATGCAGTTTCCTTAAATGCATATATCCTACCAGTTGTAATTTGGGTCCCAGTACCACACCGATAAATGGCTCTGCCTACAATGAAGAAGCAGAGGACATGGAATATCGCTTGAGAACAGGAGAGGTGGTGGATGAGGCCACCTACCCCCTGGTGCCTCACATGAGGAGTGAGGAGGCCCGGTTGCAAACCTTCTCCTCTTGGCCGTCTACCTCCCCTGTAACACCTCAAGATCTGGCCCAAGCCGGTCTCTTCTCACAAGGACAGGGTGACCAGGTGCGGTGTTTTTGCTGCGGTGGCATACTGAATGGCTGGGAAGAAGGGGACACTGCCTGGACAGAGCATTCCCAACATTTTCCAAACTGTTTTTTCGTACTTGGACACGATGTGGGCAACGTTCCATTGCAAGTGGCCATGGAAGAGGAGGGCAGCAGTGGACAGCAAGGAACCACTCGTTCCTATATGGAAACGTTTGAAGAGAGGCTCGCCAGCTTTAGGGGAGTCCAGCATCCTATTGGCCACGAGCGACTTGCGACAGCTGGATTCTACAGCCAAG GCTTGGGAGACAAGGTGTTGTGTTTCCGCTGTGGTGGAGGATTGAAAGCCTGGCAGCCTGATGAAGACCCTTGGGAAGAACATGCCAAACACTATCCTGG ATGCAGCTTCCTGATAGCAGAGAAAGGACAAGAATTTGTCAACAGCATCCAGCTCCAAGGCCCAGGACGAAGCAGACCT ACTGCCAGTCATCAGAATGGATTTTCGTGTGGGAATG AGTCCACCGTGACTCAAATGGCCATTGAAATGGGTCTACAGCCTGATGTGGTGGAGAAGGCCATCTTGGAAAAGACGAGAAGGACTGGCACCGGCTACTCGAGCGCCGAAGAACTTTTGGACGATGTCTTTAAAAACCCACTGGAAG ATGAGGACCCACTGAAGAAACTATGGCAGCTGCAGAGGGAAAAACAGTGCAAAATTTGTATGGACAGAGATTTCTGTATCGTATTCATCCCATGTGGACATCTGGTCACATGTGAGGAGTGTTCAAAGACATTGAACAAGTGTCCGATCTGCTGTGGACACATAGATCAGAAAGTCAAGACCTATATCGCCTAA
- the nxt2 gene encoding NTF2-related export protein 2: MMANTLDFRTHADQSCRYSEEFVNIYYDCMDKKRRNLTRLYLDKATLVWNGNAVSGQDALGEFFESLPSSEFQVHTLDCQPVHEQATQGQTTLLVVTGGTVKFEGNKQRFFNQNFLLTAQASPNNDQPVWKIASDCFRFQDWNS, from the exons ATGATGGCAAACACGCTG GATTTCAGGACGCACGCGGACCAGTCATGCAGATATTCCGAAGAGTTTGTGAACATTTATTACGACTGCATGGACAAGAAAAGGAGG AATCTGACCAGGCTCTACTTGGACAAGGCCACACTTGTTTGGAACGGGAACGCAGTGTCAGGACAGGACGCTCTGGGCGAGTTTTTTGAATCATTACCATCAAGCGAGTTCCAAGTTCACACCCTGGACTGTCAGCCAGTTCACG aACAAGCAACACAAGGTCAGACTACACTGCTCGTGGTGACCGGTGGAACAGTCAAGTTCGAGGGGAACAAACAACGTTTCTTCAACCAGAACTTTTTATTAACCGCTCAGGCGTCACCCAACAACGACCAGCCTGTTTGGAAGATTGCTAGTGACTGTTTCAGATTTCAAGACTGGAACAGCTGA
- the xiap gene encoding E3 ubiquitin-protein ligase XIAP isoform X1, protein MRLLLIWPVNHAVCVFVRSSVLVVRHSPHLVSSLRSFQPIMYTCSQDSHLETDHMEADYSAMNSRVNSFRGFSLAQQLPPERLARAGFYYTGHSDCVRCFSCEKTVENWREEDTPVQRHKEVSPTCSFLKCIYPTSCNLGPSTTPINGSAYNEEAEDMEYRLRTGEVVDEATYPLVPHMRSEEARLQTFSSWPSTSPVTPQDLAQAGLFSQGQGDQVRCFCCGGILNGWEEGDTAWTEHSQHFPNCFFVLGHDVGNVPLQVAMEEEGSSGQQGTTRSYMETFEERLASFRGVQHPIGHERLATAGFYSQGLGDKVLCFRCGGGLKAWQPDEDPWEEHAKHYPGCSFLIAEKGQEFVNSIQLQGPGRSRPTASHQNGFSCGNESTVTQMAIEMGLQPDVVEKAILEKTRRTGTGYSSAEELLDDVFKNPLEDEDPLKKLWQLQREKQCKICMDRDFCIVFIPCGHLVTCEECSKTLNKCPICCGHIDQKVKTYIA, encoded by the exons ATGCGTTTGCTTCTCATCTGGCCTGTGAACCacgcagtgtgtgtttttgtgcgatCTTCGGTGCTCGTCGTCAG ACATTCTCCTCATTTAGTGAGCTCCCTCAGGAGTTTCCAGCCCATCATGTACACCTGCAGCCAGGACAGCCATTTGGAGACGGACCACATGGAAGCTGATTATTCCGCGATGAACAGTCGCGTCAACTCCTTCAGGGGTTTCAGCCTAGCCCAGCAGTTGCCACCAGAAAGGCTGGCCCGGGCTGGTTTCTACTACACTGGCCATTCTGACTGTGTGCGTTGTTTCAGCTGCGAGAAAACTGTGGAAAACTGGCGCGAGGAGGACACACCTGTACAGAGGCATAAGGAG GTTTCTCCAACATGCAGTTTCCTTAAATGCATATATCCTACCAGTTGTAATTTGGGTCCCAGTACCACACCGATAAATGGCTCTGCCTACAATGAAGAAGCAGAGGACATGGAATATCGCTTGAGAACAGGAGAGGTGGTGGATGAGGCCACCTACCCCCTGGTGCCTCACATGAGGAGTGAGGAGGCCCGGTTGCAAACCTTCTCCTCTTGGCCGTCTACCTCCCCTGTAACACCTCAAGATCTGGCCCAAGCCGGTCTCTTCTCACAAGGACAGGGTGACCAGGTGCGGTGTTTTTGCTGCGGTGGCATACTGAATGGCTGGGAAGAAGGGGACACTGCCTGGACAGAGCATTCCCAACATTTTCCAAACTGTTTTTTCGTACTTGGACACGATGTGGGCAACGTTCCATTGCAAGTGGCCATGGAAGAGGAGGGCAGCAGTGGACAGCAAGGAACCACTCGTTCCTATATGGAAACGTTTGAAGAGAGGCTCGCCAGCTTTAGGGGAGTCCAGCATCCTATTGGCCACGAGCGACTTGCGACAGCTGGATTCTACAGCCAAG GCTTGGGAGACAAGGTGTTGTGTTTCCGCTGTGGTGGAGGATTGAAAGCCTGGCAGCCTGATGAAGACCCTTGGGAAGAACATGCCAAACACTATCCTGG ATGCAGCTTCCTGATAGCAGAGAAAGGACAAGAATTTGTCAACAGCATCCAGCTCCAAGGCCCAGGACGAAGCAGACCT ACTGCCAGTCATCAGAATGGATTTTCGTGTGGGAATG AGTCCACCGTGACTCAAATGGCCATTGAAATGGGTCTACAGCCTGATGTGGTGGAGAAGGCCATCTTGGAAAAGACGAGAAGGACTGGCACCGGCTACTCGAGCGCCGAAGAACTTTTGGACGATGTCTTTAAAAACCCACTGGAAG ATGAGGACCCACTGAAGAAACTATGGCAGCTGCAGAGGGAAAAACAGTGCAAAATTTGTATGGACAGAGATTTCTGTATCGTATTCATCCCATGTGGACATCTGGTCACATGTGAGGAGTGTTCAAAGACATTGAACAAGTGTCCGATCTGCTGTGGACACATAGATCAGAAAGTCAAGACCTATATCGCCTAA